In Pseudofrankia saprophytica, one genomic interval encodes:
- a CDS encoding LuxR C-terminal-related transcriptional regulator, giving the protein MTTVFLVDDHAMFRAGVRAELGGRVEVVGEAATPAEAVAGIVASRPQVVLLDVHMPDGGGLAVLRQVGESLPATRFLVLSVSDAAEDVIALIRAGARGYVTKTISADDLADAVERVAGGDVVFSPRLAGFVLDAFRDATPAPPVPTAAATGTDADFDQLTPREREVLRLLARGYAYKEIAAELFISVKTVETHASNVLRKLRLSSRHQLTRWAADRRIT; this is encoded by the coding sequence ATGACGACGGTCTTCCTGGTCGACGACCACGCCATGTTCCGGGCCGGCGTCCGCGCGGAGCTCGGCGGGCGGGTGGAGGTCGTCGGCGAGGCTGCGACGCCGGCCGAGGCCGTCGCCGGCATCGTGGCGAGCAGGCCGCAGGTCGTCCTGCTCGACGTGCACATGCCGGACGGAGGAGGCCTCGCCGTCCTGCGGCAGGTGGGCGAGAGCCTGCCGGCCACGCGTTTCCTGGTGCTCTCCGTGTCGGACGCGGCCGAGGACGTCATCGCGCTGATCCGCGCGGGTGCCCGTGGCTACGTCACCAAGACGATCTCCGCCGACGATCTCGCCGACGCCGTCGAGCGGGTGGCGGGCGGGGACGTCGTGTTCAGCCCCCGGCTGGCGGGCTTCGTCCTGGACGCCTTCCGGGACGCCACCCCCGCGCCGCCCGTCCCTACGGCCGCCGCCACTGGCACCGACGCGGACTTCGACCAGCTCACGCCGCGCGAACGTGAGGTGCTGCGGCTGCTGGCCCGCGGATACGCCTACAAGGAGATCGCGGCCGAGCTGTTCATCTCGGTCAAGACCGTGGAGACGCACGCGTCCAACGTCCTGCGCAAGCTGCGGCTGTCCAGCCGCCACCAGCTCACCCGGTGGGCGGCCGACCGCCGGATCACCTAG
- a CDS encoding zinc-binding metallopeptidase family protein, translated as MRDFACPRCGQQLTFENSRCLACHSGVGFDPDAGSFAVVPDEGVHAEGARASRCANVDIAACNWLAPPEHPSGLCRSCALTRTRPADTDLDALPAFAEAEAAKRRLVFELTELGLPLRGRDVDPEAGLCFDLLSSGQERVITGHANGVITLDLAEGDDVHREQLRVSMAEPYRTLLGHFRHEVGHYYFTVLTDGGDARERFTSLFGDPDADYQAALDRHYQKGPPSGWQETYVSAYATMHPAEDWAETFAHYLHVRDTLDTAAAFGFAPAGATLATPLVGDVGFRRIIELWLPLAWSLNMINRSMGHPDLYPFVLPPPALDKMRLVHELVAGAGEAGRAVAGQAAQS; from the coding sequence ATGCGTGATTTCGCCTGCCCGAGGTGCGGGCAGCAGCTGACGTTCGAGAACTCGCGTTGCCTGGCCTGCCACAGCGGCGTCGGCTTCGATCCCGACGCGGGCTCGTTCGCCGTCGTGCCCGACGAGGGAGTCCACGCCGAGGGCGCCCGAGCGTCCAGGTGCGCGAACGTCGACATCGCCGCCTGCAACTGGCTGGCTCCGCCCGAGCACCCGTCCGGGCTGTGCAGGTCCTGCGCGCTCACCCGCACCCGTCCCGCGGACACGGATCTGGACGCGCTACCGGCCTTCGCCGAGGCCGAGGCGGCCAAGCGCCGGCTGGTGTTCGAGCTGACCGAGCTGGGCCTGCCGCTGCGTGGACGCGACGTCGACCCCGAGGCCGGACTGTGTTTCGACCTGCTCTCCAGCGGCCAGGAGCGCGTCATCACCGGCCACGCCAACGGGGTGATCACCCTGGACCTGGCCGAGGGCGACGATGTGCACCGCGAGCAGCTGCGCGTGTCGATGGCCGAGCCCTACCGCACCCTGCTCGGCCACTTCCGGCACGAGGTCGGTCATTACTACTTCACGGTCCTCACCGACGGCGGCGACGCCAGGGAGCGGTTCACATCGCTGTTCGGCGACCCCGACGCCGACTATCAGGCCGCCCTGGACCGGCACTACCAAAAGGGCCCGCCGAGTGGATGGCAGGAGACGTATGTCTCCGCCTACGCCACCATGCACCCGGCCGAGGACTGGGCCGAGACCTTCGCGCACTACCTTCATGTTCGCGACACCCTCGATACCGCCGCCGCGTTCGGATTCGCCCCCGCTGGTGCCACCCTGGCGACTCCACTCGTCGGCGACGTCGGGTTCAGGCGCATCATCGAGCTGTGGCTGCCGCTGGCCTGGTCACTCAATATGATCAACAGGTCCATGGGCCACCCGGACCTGTATCCGTTCGTCCTCCCGCCCCCCGCGCTGGACAAGATGCGTCTCGTCCACGAGCTCGTCGCCGGGGCGGGCGAGGCCGGCCGGGCCGTCGCCGGCCAGGCCGCGCAGTCCTGA
- a CDS encoding GlsB/YeaQ/YmgE family stress response membrane protein, with the protein MLVTIISWIVLGLIAGAVARLLVPGPDPMSVPTTIMLGVVGSFIGGFLGYVLFHKDLSEGALQPSGVIGSIVGAIILLLIYRPTSRRRGRSHTSRRRSSSRRRALR; encoded by the coding sequence GTGCTCGTGACCATCATCTCCTGGATCGTGCTCGGTCTCATCGCCGGCGCGGTCGCGCGTCTTCTCGTGCCCGGCCCCGACCCGATGAGTGTTCCGACCACGATTATGTTGGGCGTCGTCGGCTCGTTCATCGGCGGATTCCTGGGTTACGTTCTTTTCCACAAGGACCTCAGCGAGGGCGCGCTGCAGCCGTCCGGCGTCATCGGGTCCATCGTCGGTGCGATCATCCTTCTGCTGATCTACCGGCCCACCAGCCGTCGCCGTGGCCGTAGCCACACCAGCCGTCGCCGCAGCAGCAGCCGTCGCCGCGCCCTGCGTTAG